The stretch of DNA NNNNNNNNNNNNNNNNNNNNNNNNNNNNNNNNNNNNNNNNNNNNNNNNNNNNNNNNNNNNNNNNNNNNNNNNNNNNNNNNNNNNNNNNNNNNNNNNNNNNNNNNNNNNNNNNNNNNNNNNNNNNNNNNNNNNNNNNNNNNNNNNNNNNNNNNNNNNNNNNNNNNNNNNNNNNNNNNNNNNNNNNNNNNNNNNNNNNNNNNNNNNNNNNNNNNNNNNNNNNNNNNNNNNNNNNNNNNNNNNNNNNNNNNNNNNNNNNNNNNNNNNNNNNNNNNNNNNNNNNNNNNNNNNNNNNNNNNNNNNNNNNNNNNNNNNNNNNNNNNNNNNNNNNNNNNNNNNNNNNNNNNNNNNNNNNNNNNNNNNNNNNNNNNNNNNNNNNNNNNNNNNNNNNNNNNNNNNNNNNNNNNNNNNNNNNNNNNNNNNNNNNNNNNNNNNNNNNNNNNNNNNNNNNNNNNNNNNNNNNNNNNNNNNNNNNNNNNNNNNNNNNNNNNNNNNNNNNNNNNNNNNNNNNNNNNNNNNNNNNNNNNNNNNNNNNNNNNNNNNNNNNNNNNNNNNNNNNNNNNNNNNNNNNNNNNNNNNNNNNNNNNNNNNNNNNNNNNNNNNNNNNNNNNNNNNNNNNNNNNNNNNNNNNNNNNNNNNNNNNNNNNNNNNNNNNNNNNNNNNNNNNNNNNNNNNNNNNNNNNNNNNNNNNNNNNNNNNNNNNNNNNNNNNNNNNNNNNNNNNNNNNNNNNNNNNNNNNNNNNNNNNNNNNNNNNNNNNNNNNNNNNNNNNNNNNNNNNNNNNNNNNNNNNNNNNNNNNNNNNNNNNNNNNNNNNNNNNNNNNNNNNNNNNNNNNNNNNNNNNNNNNNNNNNNNNNNNNNNNNNNNNNNNNNNNNNNNNNNNNNNNNNNNNNNNNNNNNNNNNNNNNNNNNNNNNNNNNNNNNNNNNNNNNNNNNNNNNNNNNNNNNNNNNNNNNNNNNNNNNNNNNNNNNNNNNNNNNNNNNNNNNNNNNNNNNNNNNNNNNNNNNNNNNNNNNNNNNNNNNNNNNNNNNNNNNNNNNNNNNNNNNNNNNNNNNNNNNNNNNNNNNNNNNNNNNNNNNNNNNNNNNNNNNNNNNNNNNNNNNNNNNNNNNNNNNNNNNNNNNNNNNNNNNNNNNNNNNNNNNNNNNNNNNNNNNNNNNNNNNNNNNNNNNNNNNNNNNNNNNNNNNNNNNNNNNNNNNNNNNNNNNNNNNNNNNNNNNNNNNNNNNNNNNNNNNNNNNNNNNNNNNNNNNNNNNNNNNNNNNNNNNNNNNNNNNNNNNNNNNNNNNNNNNNNNNNNNNNNNNNNNNNNNNNNNNNNNNNNNNNNNNNNNNNNNNNNNNNNNNNNNNNNNNNNNNNNNNNNNNNNNNNNNNNNNNNNNNNNNNNNNNNNNNNNNNNNNNNNNNNNNNNNNNNNNNNNNNNNNNNNNNNNNNNNNNNNNNNNNNNNNNNNNNNNNNNNNNNNNNNNNNNNNNNNNNNNNNNNNNNNNNNNNNNNNNNNNNNNNNNNNNNNNNNNNNNNNNNNNNNNNNNNNNNNNNNNNNNNNNNNNNNNNNNNNNNNNNNNNNNNNNNNNNNNNNNNNNNNNNNNNNNNNNNNNNNNNNNNNNNNNNNNNNNNNNNNNNNNNNNNNNNNNNNNNNNNNNNNNNNNNNNNNNNNNNNNNNNNNNNNNNNNNNNNNNNNNNNNNNNNNNNNNNNNNNNNNNNNNNNNNNNNNNNNNNNNNNNNNNNNNNNNNNNNNNNNNNNNNNNNNNNNNNNNNNNNNNNNNNNNNNNNNNNNNNNNNNNNNNNNNNNNNNNNNNNNNNNNNNNNNNNNNNNNNNNNNNNNNNNNNNNNNNNNNNNNNNNNNNNNNNNNNNNNNNNNNNNNNNNNNNNNNNNNNNNNNNNNNNNNNNNNNNNNNNNNNNNNNNNNNNNNNNNNNNNNNNNNNNNNNNNNNNNNNNNNNNNNNNNNNNNNNNNNNNNNNNNNNNNNNNNNNNNNNNNNNNNNNNNNNNNNNNNNNNNNNNNNNNNNNNNNNNNNNNNNNNNNNNNNNNNNNNNNNNNNNNNNNNNNNNNNNNNNNNNNNNNNNNNNNNNNNNNNNNNNNNNNNNNNNNNNNNNNNNNNNNNNNNNNNNNNNNNNNNNNNNNNNNNNNNNNNNNNNNNNNNNNNNNNNNNNNNNNNNNNNNNNNNNNNNNNNNNNNNNNNNNNNNNNNNNNNNNNNNNNNNNNNNNNNNNNNNNNNNNNNNNNNNNNNNNNNNNNNNNNNNNNNNNNNNNNNNNNNNNNNNNNNNNNNNNNNNNNNNNNNNNNNNNNNNNNNNNNNNNNNNNNNNNNNNNNNNNNNNNNNNNNNNNNNNNNNNNNNNNNNNNNNNNNNNNNNNNNNNNNNNNNNNNNNNNNNNNNNNNNNNNNNNNNNNNNNNNNNNNNNNNNNNNNNNNNNNNNNNNNNNNNNNNNNNNNNNNNNNNNNNNNNNNNNNNNNNNNNNNNNNNNNNNNNNNNNNNNNNNNNNNNNNNNNNNNNNNNNNNNNNNNNNNNNNNNNNNNNNNNNNNNNNNNNNNNNNNNNNNNNNNNNNNNNNNNNNNNNNNNNNNNNNNNNNNNNNNNNNNNNNNNNNNNNNNNNNNNNNNNNNNNNNNNNNNNNNNNNNNNNNNNNNNNNNNNNNNNNNNNNNNNNNNNNNNNNNNNNNNNNNNNNNNNNNNNNNNNNNNNNNNNNNNNNNNNNNNNNNNNNNNNNNNNNNNNNNNNNNNNNNNNNNNNNNNNNNNNNNNNNNNNNNNNNNNNNNNNNNNNNNNNNNNNNNNNNNNNNNNNNNNNNNNNNNNNNNNNNNNNNNNNNNNNNNNNNNNNNNNNNNNNNNNNNNNNNNNNNNNNNNNNNNNNNNNNNNNNNNNNNNNNNNNNNNNNNNNNNNNNNNNNNNNNNNNNNNNNNNNNNNNNNNNNNNNNNNNNNNNNNNNNNNNNNNNNNNNNNNNNNNNNNNNNNNNNNNNNNNNNNNNNNNNNNNNNNNNNNNNNNNNNNNNNNNNNNNNNNNNNNNNNNNNNNNNNNNNNNNNNNNNNNNNNNNNNNNNNNNNNNNNNNNNNNNNNNNNNNNNNNNNNNNNNNNNNNNNNNNNNNNNNNNNNNNNNNNNNNNNNNNNNNNNNNNNNNNNNNNNNNNNNNNNNNNNNNNNNNNNNNNNNNNNNNNNNNNNNNNNNNNNNNNNNNNNNNNNNNNNNNNNNNNNNNNNNNNNNNNNNNNNNNNNNNNNNNNNNNNNNNNNNNNNNNNNNNNNNNNNNNNNNNNNNNNNNNNNNNNNNNNNNNNNNNNNNNNNNNNNNNNNNNNNNNNNNNNNNNNNNNNNNNNNNNNNNNNNNNNNNNNNNNNNNNNNNNNNNNNNNNNNNNNNNNNNNNNNNNNNNNNNNNNNNNNNNNNNNNNNNNNNNNNNNNNNNNNNNNNNNNNNNNNNNNNNNNNNNNNNNNNNNNNNNNNNNNNNNNNNNNNNNNNNNNNNNNNNNNtaatccctaatttttttaatgacttcctccAACAATTTCTTCTTCCCTCTTGTGTACGTCCCAGTCATTTgccatcctcgcaaaatcatcttcttcttcgaaattgccgactctactccaaaggtacactgaaagaggtataggttggttcgtagcaacaacaaaaattattctctttgtctatttctaattttctctttgtctatttctaattttggtgccatgttcacctcatttttttctagttagtttctaaataattttttcctcttttaattcctctaatccctaatttttttaatgacttcccagtcattcgtcgtcctcgcaaaatcatcttcttcttcgaaattgccgactctactccaaagatacactgaaagaggtatatgttggttcgttgcaacaaaaaNNNNNNNNNNNNNNNNNNNNNNNNNNNNNNNNNNNNNNNNNNNNNNNNNNNNNNNNNNNNNNNNNNNNNNNNNNNNNNNNNNNNNNNNNNNNNNNNNNNNNNNNNNNNNNNNNNNNNNNNNNNNNNNNNNNNNNNNNNNNNNNNNNNNNNNNNNNNNNNNNNNNNNNNNNNNNNNNNNNNNNNNNNNNNNNNNNNNNNNNNNNNNNNNNNNNNNNNNNNNNNNNNNNNNNNNNNNNNNNNNcatgttcacctcatttttttctacttagtttctaaataattttttcctcttttaattcctctaatccctaatttttttaatgacttcccagtcattcgccatcctcACAAAATCATCTTATTCTTCGAAATTGCtgactctactccaaagatacactaaaagaggtataggttggttcattgcaacaaaaaaaattattctctttgtctttttctaattttgctgtcataaattcaattatattctatacaatctttgaaatcaatttggCTCATAGTGACTTAATGCTATGTATAGTTTCTTACATGAAATTCTATCACTGCGACTATCCAGGAAATCCAAGTTGGGATGGGACCAGCCGGCAAATTTCGCTACCCATCATACCCAGAGCAAAATGGTACATGAAAAATTCAAggaattagtgtttttcaatgttatgacaaggtatatttatacatcaatattttttccatCTCTCTTCTAAACTATTTTccttctttagttgtttttaagtgTCACTTTGCTTTGTGTGTCTCATATTCTTAGTTTTACTTTGATGTAGTATATGTTGAGTAGCTTACAAAATGCagttgaaaaagtttgactcaaataattttaagcaTGTGTAAAAGATGTTTGACATTGAATTAAATTGAGtaaattagatcattttaaatttcagaacACACATCTGAATGTATTGtagaaatttttcaaatgttaaatcgatctttgtggtaattgtgaaattttttatttgaaatcggatttattagaattttaatttgcaaacattcaaactattattaatattgacaaATGAATCATAATCATTGATATTTTGGTTACAAACTATTaactgtcaaacaattataagtatacaaataattacaaataaattactttaatttcatctattatatatatttaaatatttttatttgactttttactttgaatattggtaaatatatataatatataaatatttagaaatgatggacaaagtcatgtctcttttaattttagtcagttttattttactgaaactaattaaatttaatatgttgttttataatattaattgacatgaaattaaagtaatttattagcaattatttgtatttgatgtatacttataattgtttgacaattaatattttgtaaccgaatttttataaattttagatttcgattttgaaaccaaaatgttaatgattatgattactcaattaatattaatttaagaaataatgtttgtaaattaaaattataatatatccgatttaaagttaaaaaaaatNNNNNNNNNNNNNNNNNNNNNNNNNNNNNNNNNNNNNNNNNNNNNNNNNNNNNNNNNNNNNNNNNNNNNNNNNNNNNNNNNNNNNNNNNNNNNNNNNNNNNNNNNNNNNNNNNNNNNNNNNNNNNNNNNNNNNNNNNNNNNNNNNNNNNNNNNNNNNNNNNNNNNNNNNNNNNNNNNNNNNNNNNNNNNNNNNNNNNNNNNNNNNNNNNNNNNNNNNNNNNNNNNNNNNNNNNNNNNNNNNNNNNNNNNNNNNNNNNNNNNNNNNNNNNNNNNNNNNNNNNNNNNNNNNNNNNNNNNNNNNNNNNNNNNNNNNNNNNNNNNNNNNNNNNNNNNNNNNNNNNNNNNNNNNNNNNNNNNNNNNNNNNNNNNNNNNNNNNNNNNNNNNNNNNNNNNNNNNNNNNNNNNNNNNNNNNNNNNNNNNNNNNNNNNNNNNNNNNNNNNNNNNNNNNNNNNNNNNNNNNNNNNNNNNNNNNNNNNNNNNNNNNNNNNNNNNNNNNNNNNNNNNNNNNNNNNNNNNNNNNNNNNNNNNNNNNNNNNNNNNNNNNNNNNNNNNNNNNNNNNNNNNNNNNNNNNNNNNNNNNNNNNNNNNNNNNNNNNNNNNNNNNNNNNNNNNNNNNNNNNNNNNNNNNNNNNNNNNNNNNNNNNNNNNNNNNNNNNNNNNNNNNNNNNNNNNNNNNNNNNNNNNNNNNNNNNNNNNNNNNNNNNNNNNNNNNNNNNNNNNNNNNNNNNNNNNNNNNNNNNNNNNNNNNNNNNNNNNNNNNNNNNNNNNNNNNNNNNNNNNNNNNNNNNNNNNNNNNNNNNNNNNNNNNNNNNNNNNNNNNNNNNNNNNNNNNNNNNNNNNNNNNNNNNNNNNNNNNNNNNNNNNNNNNNNNNNNNNNNNNNNNNNNNNNNNNNNNNNNNNNNNNNNNNNNNNNNNNNNNNNNNNNNNNNNNNNNNNNNNNNNNNNNNNNNNNNNNNNNNNNNNNNNNNNNNNNNNNNNNNNNNNNNNNNNNNNNNNNNNNNNNNNNNNNNNNNNNNNNNNNNNNNNNNNNNNNNNNNNNNNNNNNNNNNNNNNNNNNNNNNNNNNNNNNNNNNNNNNNNNNNNNNNNNNNNNNNNNNNNNNNNNNNNNNNNNNNNNNNNNNNNNNNNNNNNNNNNNNNNNNNNNNNNNNNNNNNNNNNNNNNNNNNNNNNNNNNNNNNNNNNNNNNNNNNNNNNNNNNNNNNNNNNNNNNNNNNNNNNNNNNNNNNNNNNNNNNNNNNNNNNNNNNNNNNNNNNNNNNNNNNNNNNNNNNNNNNNNNNNNNNNNNNNNNNNNNNNNNNNNNNNNNNNNNNNNNNNNNNNNNNNNNNNNNNNNNNNNNNNNNNNNNNNNNNNNNNNNNNNNNNNNNNNNNNNNNNNNNNNNNNNNNNNNNNNNNNNNNNNNNNNNNNNNNNNNNNNNNNNNNNNNNNNNNNNNNNNNNNNNNNNNNNNNNNNNNNNNNNNNNNNNNNNNNNNNNNNNNNNNNNNNNNNNNNNNNNNNNNNNNNNNNNNNNNNNNNNNNNNNNNNNNNNNNNNNNNNNNNNNNNNNNNNNNNNNNNNNNNNNNNNNNNNNNNNNNNNNNNNNNNNNNNNNNNNNNNNNNNNNNNNNNNNNNNNNNNNNNNNNNNNNNNNNNNNNNNNNNNNNNNNNNNNNNNNNNNNNNNNNNNNNNNNNNNNNNNNNNNNNNNNNNNNNNNNNNNNNNNNNNNNNNNNNNNNNNNNNNNNNNNNNNNNNNNNNNNNNNNNNNNNNNNNNNNNNNNNNNNNNNNNNNNNNNNNNNNNNNNNNNNNNNNNNNNNNNNNNNNNNNNNNNNNNNNNNNNNNNNNNNNNNNNNNNNNNNNNNNNNNNNNNNNNNNNNNNNNNNNNNNNNNNNNNNNNNNNNNNNNNNNNNNNNNNNNNNNNNNNNNNNNNNNNNNNNNNNNNNNNNNNNNNNNNNNNNNNNNNNNNNNNNNNNNNNNNNNNNNNNNNNNNNNNNNNNNNNNNNNNNNNNNNNNNNNNNNNNNNNNNNNNNNNNNNNNNNNNNNNNNNNNNNNNNNNNNNNNNNNNNNNNNNNNNNNNNNNNNNNNNNNNNNNNNNNNNNNNNNNNNNNNNNNNNNNNNNNNNNNNNNNNNNNNNNNNNNNNNNNNNNNNNNNNNNNNNNNNNNNNNNNNNNNNNNNNNNNNNNNNNNNNNNNNNNNNNNNNNNNNNNNNNNNNNNNNNNNNNNNNNNNNNNNNNNNNNNNNNNNNNNNNNNNNNNNNNNNNNNNNNNNNNNNNNNNNNNNNNNNNNNNNNNNNNNNNNNNNNNNNNNNNNNNNNNNNNNNNNNNNNNNNNNNNNNNNNNNNNNNNNNNNNNNNNNNNNNNNNNNNNNNNNNNNNNNNNNNNNNNNNNNNNNNNNNNNNNNNNNNNNNNNNNNNNNNNNNNaaattataaaattattttacaattatttataataaatttataatttataaattattttacaatttgataataatttataatttatattattatcaaattattttataagttattttataataaatttataaattattttataatattattagtcatttaccaatggtaataatttatatttttagtcattaaattcaattgaaaaaaacatCTAATCACTCATAATTGACATAAATACTCATTATCTAATCCTCCTTTCATGAACGATTATATTATTCCatagtaatgattttatacgttaaaaatttaattactcattaaagtcaatccatttatagttacttttaatttatgtcaatccatttttgtagtaatattttataaaataaaaatatatattctatttgatagaaaatacacaaattcattaaaaataatcataatgagaagttgtataaaaaattattaaaaaaattatttccaattattaaaatctattatctgttatatatatttaaaatagacttctGATGCcataacaactttttttttacccactcttgatgaaatatattcaataattttttttatcacaacttCTCATactcgcaattaaaacatcatactaataaaacaaataaatttagctacgctacaatataattcaacattaatattttttagatcttatttttgggtttgtattttacattttatttcatcaaataactacaagtaccattatatattgaaaaataaattaataatcaaagtacaatgagtcaaacaattatcctatataataagttatcatacgaattttacaaaatattttaaaaattaaattagatgattgtgataaacatgattttccttcattttaattttcttaatcatattcaattattacaaatattataagataactatatttataatacataaaatattacttataaaatttataaaattaattaattaatatccgcgcagcGCGCGGGCCATAATCTAGTATATATGAAAACAATTGGTTTCGTTCTccattcaattattattattttttttttttttgaagaatctaatgataaaatttatacacattaaatttaacaaatacaaatattgtaAATTTAAACCCGCGCCATCTCTCAACAAATCAAACGTCCGCACAATTTTTACTTTGGTATATTTCTGTTGTTAATATATTTAGTGCTGTTTAATCGTTGACTGTGGAACCAGTACCATATATAACAACGGTAATACTAATGTGAAAATTATTCCATCGTGGATCTCATGTTCCCTGTTACTTCCCATAACTTGCTTGCACATCGATTCATGCATGTAACTCAAAAGTGCGATGGTTCCGTATCAATATTTTTCAGTGCTTGGCACGACTCCTTCACAATAATTTACATTCAATggtcaattaattaatttatctaaagCAAGCGGTCTAGTATTATTTATCTTAAAGTTGTATTAGTCATCAATTTGTCCTAACATGTTTAAGTATTTAAGGAGCtttaaagttatataatattaaaacatattaattataatatggCTAATTTTTCTATAACATAATGGCAACTTTATATCCTTCTTGATCATcaactattataatatattttctatacatttattttatgatttaattttaaatattgaatgtaTTGAATTATTATGTTTGGGACAAGTGCGCTTTTTTTTTTGGGTCTTATGGGACAAGTGCACTTTAGTAGAAGCTAAAGTACGAAGTTAAAATCATTGATAAGAGAAACAACAATTGATATCTTGATAAAATTTACAGcacatatataataagttatgaAGTGATAGAAAACTTCAAAAAGCGACATGTAATAATTAGAAGAgccaaatattttttagttcagtaaatatatcactttttattttagtttatgtaaaattttttttgtttagtttcattttctgtttttagttattggtattttaattttaattcttataaaattcattcatattaAAACTAATTTCTATTATAcgtaaaatatttatgtgaccaaaaacaaataataatatgggtaaagactaaaaacaaaatgccaacaactaattttttttgtacagaaactaaaaaaagaaaaagtgaaaTATATGTAGGGACGAAATATATTGAAGGCAATATATTATTGGATTCTTCACGGTAATGAGTGCGACTATACTTTGATAAAACAAATGTCTTAACTTTTAAAGGAGCAGCTGAAGCATAGAGTCATAAGACGGTTTGGTGAGTTTGGGAGTTAGAATGACAAAGAGATTATGTGTTCAACCCTTCTctctaataaaattaacaaatagttacgaacattaaattttataaaataagatcAGATGAAACTAAgctaaatataataaaaatacattttgcaTTCAATATAGAATCATCATCACATTAAGCATCAATGCAACCAAAAAAAATGCAGGGATAAAAGTTGCACCATTCTATATATTACTAGCTAGAACATATTTTTGGTTGAGAGTTTGTAGAACTAAGGGACTTGGTTCCGTGCGTGCATTTAGAAAACCACTCACTACTATCAATTTGAGATTTGTAGACTCACATTGCACTTTCTTTGAATAATCTTCATTGTAAATTTAAGATTACAAAACAAAGATCATGTCAATTCATCACACAGATGCATTTATTTGgtagaattaaaattcaaagtATGGCTAGTTTAGAAGAGGTGGTTACTTATTCCTTTCCAAAAAAGAAATATCTTGGTCAAGAGGATTAAAGCCATCCCATGAGAGAATGGAATTCATACTATTAACCCATTCTTGTAAGGAATTTTGGTGAAGGTAAGAGGATTCATCAACAGAAATGTGGCTAGTATCATCCATAGAAACACAAGAACTAGATACAGAATTAGTGCTAGTGTTGGTGTCTTGATTCATCCATGTTCCTAAGTCCAAATTTGAGCATAACATTTCAAAAGCAGTATCATCCCATGTCACCTTATTTTCTTTGGTGCCATCACTGCCCAACAACTTTATTCCCACATTTTCTTCATACCCTGCTGAAATATTATTTggttgtttgttagttttatttttgtcatcatcatcatcatcatcaatttgTTGCTTTTGCTCAATTGGCTTATGAGTCAAAGGGTCCACACCCAGTAACTTCAGCTTCTTCTTGATTTTAGTGTTCCAATGGTTTTTAATTTCATTGTCCGTTCTTCCAGGAAAATGTGAAGCAATCTTTGACCACCTAAAAAATATAGTGCAAAGTAAGGTGAAGAGAGTTTTTCTGACTTTATTTTTGGACCGACCCTAGTGATGTTTTATAGAACATATGTTATACCTGTTACCAAGACGTGCATGTAGTTGAATAATTTGATCCTCTTCAATTTCAGTATAGTTACCTCTCTTGAGGTCTGGCCTTAGATAATTAATCCATCTCAATCTACAACTCTTTCCACATCTTAAAAGACCTTCACAATTAATCATTTCAAAATGCAAAAACCAAGTTAGAAACACCTCATTAAAGGAAACTTTATCTATATATCAATGAAAGAGCgtgtggaaaaaaaaaagataaatatttttaattaagaatttaGTACTACCTGCAAGTTTAGGAACCATTCTCCAACAATGAATGCCATTGTTGAGGATGAAACTCACAAGCTTGTGATCTTCTTCAATAGTCCATGGTCCTCTCTTCAAACCAACCTTATCACAACAAGGTTGTCTTCCCATTTTTTTAACCTTTGGAAGtgtgataaaattgaaaaaatgagAGTTTAATAGAAACTTAAGACTCAAGCAAAGATGCTGCCAGTTCAtataaacatttaaataaaagcATGATGTTCTTAGAGGGGGGAGATTAATGATTGGTCAGAAAGCACTTTTAGTTGAAAGCTAAAAAAGCATGGAATTATAAAAATGGTGCCACTCTACCCCTTCTTATTAGAGACAATTAAAAGAGTCCAATTAAAAATCATTGTAGAGTCAGGGGAATGAACCAAAACGTTGACAATTAATTTATACCAATATTTGTAAAACTAAGATTAAAATATTGAGTTTGATAGGATTCTCTGGACCCTTAAAGGCTGGCCAGCTTTGTCGTAGTAGGCAACCTTCATTTCATCTTTTACATACATAGATGCCTTCGTATTTATGCCTTCAAATTATTCCACTCAAGGATTCACTTGAATGAACTTGGAAACTTCACAAATGTTGGTGGCTAATAAGACATAACAAAATTatactcaaattttaaataaaaatgcattGAACTTGGAAAGGTATAGTAGTATGTGTAAAGATAGAAAGGATGAATCATGTTTATGATGAGCCACCGTAATTTTAGTAAAAACATCGagttgttattataattttgtcgAATCCATCATCAATCCAAATATATACCAAGCGACtgacaaatttatatttatttttgtatttttttacattattaaattttgtatgAAACTTacttttagaataaaattaaacagtcaaatatatataatttgtttaaactaaaatttaataaaataagtttgATAATTAAGAGGTAAATATTATTTCCTCCTAATTGGGTCTGATTGttagaatttataaaatgattttagtattgactaattttttttttaaagattttaaagAATAGTAGAAACTATTTTGCATTTGTCT from Cicer arietinum cultivar CDC Frontier isolate Library 1 chromosome 3, Cicar.CDCFrontier_v2.0, whole genome shotgun sequence encodes:
- the LOC101508189 gene encoding myb-related protein 315, whose protein sequence is MNWQHLCLSLKFLLNSHFFNFITLPKVKKMGRQPCCDKVGLKRGPWTIEEDHKLVSFILNNGIHCWRMVPKLAGLLRCGKSCRLRWINYLRPDLKRGNYTEIEEDQIIQLHARLGNRWSKIASHFPGRTDNEIKNHWNTKIKKKLKLLGVDPLTHKPIEQKQQIDDDDDDDKNKTNKQPNNISAGYEENVGIKLLGSDGTKENKVTWDDTAFEMLCSNLDLGTWMNQDTNTSTNSVSSSCVSMDDTSHISVDESSYLHQNSLQEWVNSMNSILSWDGFNPLDQDISFLERNK